In the genome of Blastocatellia bacterium, one region contains:
- a CDS encoding arginine-tRNA-protein transferase: protein MGFINEYFFCEQVRPELMDRLWANGWRHFGSYFFRYEKLYTRNAKYNVMPLRINLQNFTYSKSQKRILKKNQDLQVIIRDAFIDRVKEDLFFAHRNRFKENVPDSIYTFLSYDPANIPCCTKEICLYQDEKLLAASFLDVGKSSTSSIYTIFDPTEIKRSLGIYVILLAVDYSLKANCQYYYPGYAYKEPSHYDYKKKFAALEYYHWDDKWLSLRSINE from the coding sequence ATGGGTTTTATCAATGAATATTTCTTTTGTGAGCAAGTAAGGCCAGAATTAATGGATCGTCTTTGGGCCAATGGTTGGCGGCATTTTGGCTCATATTTCTTTAGGTATGAAAAGCTTTACACAAGAAATGCTAAATATAATGTCATGCCTTTAAGAATTAACTTACAAAATTTCACTTATTCTAAAAGTCAAAAACGTATCTTAAAGAAAAACCAAGATTTACAAGTTATTATTCGAGATGCTTTTATTGACAGAGTAAAAGAAGATTTGTTTTTTGCTCATAGAAATAGATTTAAGGAAAACGTTCCTGATTCAATTTATACTTTTCTCTCTTACGATCCTGCAAATATTCCTTGTTGTACAAAAGAAATTTGCCTCTATCAAGATGAAAAGCTTTTAGCTGCAAGCTTTTTAGATGTAGGAAAATCATCAACCTCTAGTATTTACACTATTTTTGACCCAACAGAAATAAAAAGAAGTTTAGGAATTTATGTAATCTTACTAGCAGTTGACTATTCCTTAAAAGCTAACTGTCAATATTACTATCCTGGTTATGCTTACAAAGAACCTTCTCATTATGACTATAAAAAAAAGTTTGCCGCGCTAGAGTATTATCATTGGGATGATAAATGGCTATCACTTAGATCTATAAATGAATAA
- a CDS encoding GNAT family N-acetyltransferase, with product MYIRPYKLSDTKEIMQLFYNTVHNINIKDYSLEQVRAWAPLQIDKQKWQERLISRMTYVVETNEKILGFSELETNGHIDCFYSHKDYQGKGVGTLMIKNIESQAKLLKISRLYAEVSITAKPFFQHHGFQVLNAQHVSLRGQTLTNYLMEKYLSYISF from the coding sequence ATGTATATTAGACCATATAAATTATCTGATACAAAAGAAATAATGCAGTTGTTTTATAACACAGTACACAATATTAATATTAAAGATTATTCATTAGAACAAGTCAGAGCCTGGGCCCCGTTGCAAATAGACAAACAAAAATGGCAAGAACGATTAATTAGCCGAATGACTTATGTTGTTGAAACCAATGAAAAAATCCTTGGATTTAGTGAATTAGAAACTAACGGACATATAGATTGTTTTTACTCACATAAAGATTATCAAGGAAAAGGCGTTGGTACTTTAATGATAAAAAATATTGAGTCTCAAGCAAAACTACTTAAAATAAGTAGACTTTATGCAGAAGTAAGTATCACGGCTAAACCATTTTTTCAGCATCACGGCTTTCAAGTTCTAAATGCTCAACACGTTAGCCTTAGGGGTCAAACTTTGACTAACTATTTGATGGAAAAATATTTGTCTTATATTTCGTTTTAA
- a CDS encoding Uma2 family endonuclease, which translates to MSTNPIKKYTLKEYFEIEKNSNIKHEYVYGEIFSMVGASPNHGRIISAITSSLYPQLINTTCEVFTENMRTRTHNQIYRYPDFLITCNPRFININGLQSLINPTLIGEVLSDSTESFDQDAKFREYQQIESLRYYLLISQNEISSTLFTKNDNNWTSQTFTNLNDVIELPVINCRLNINDIYLRVQFQP; encoded by the coding sequence ATGTCTACTAACCCAATAAAAAAATATACACTTAAAGAATATTTTGAAATAGAAAAAAACTCTAATATAAAACATGAATATGTTTATGGTGAAATTTTTTCTATGGTTGGAGCTAGCCCTAATCATGGACGTATTATTAGTGCTATTACATCTAGTTTATATCCACAGCTAATTAATACAACTTGTGAAGTTTTTACTGAAAATATGAGAACTAGAACTCATAACCAAATTTATAGATACCCAGACTTTTTAATCACTTGTAACCCTAGATTTATTAACATTAATGGATTGCAAAGCCTTATTAATCCTACATTAATAGGTGAAGTACTATCTGATAGCACAGAAAGTTTTGATCAAGATGCAAAATTTAGAGAATACCAACAAATAGAATCTCTTAGGTATTATTTATTGATTAGTCAAAATGAAATTAGTTCTACTTTGTTTACTAAAAATGATAATAACTGGACTAGTCAAACATTTACTAACTTAAATGATGTAATAGAATTGCCTGTCATTAACTGTAGGCTAAATATTAATGATATTTACTTAAGAGTGCAGTTTCAACCTTAG